In Methylococcus geothermalis, one genomic interval encodes:
- a CDS encoding cellulose-binding protein: MGGRGNGGLYAAVLALVLAACGDSDSPAPVPDAGFGVGVNVAGLAYYGTEIPFVDLFKLSGPWLTQCQPGRDPGCSEGGWPPGASAWNTLEQDKLALDAAGYPKSLPGPAGNAASGSRFTSVATLVPTGLSPSRPTGRFLVFYQGQGTLGYARGAVRNPALSRPGREVVDVTGDGSESWFELAILATDPAGSDDYLRNISVMAEGGPCDGPAPAYCMDSQVCDEQRACRPFEEAGQPQLFDPRFLRNLTKFRAIRFMAYQNTNDSPALSWADRTTPASRSWAQDNRDGGPAEMIPALGNRLQADIWVNMPAHADDDYVRQFSALIRQGLDKGRKVYVEYGNEAWNDVFFAGRWMEAQALAKWPDAGDSAYGKRLQWYGMRTAQVCDIWKEVWAEEGARVVCVMGSQAANPWTARQSLDCPLWRTESGGAPCYRHHIRALAIAPYFGHYLGLPEHAAVVKGWCADPDGGLNRLFAELFHGGELPGGPAGGALAEAKRQMQENKRLAHEYGLDLVAYEGGQHLVGVGEAGNDPAITALFVAANRDERMGEVYLRHLEDWRDAGGGLYHLWNSVGPSTRWGSWGLLEYRDQPGAPKYDAVRALMPQE; encoded by the coding sequence ATGGGCGGCCGGGGGAACGGCGGACTTTATGCGGCAGTGCTGGCCCTGGTCCTGGCGGCCTGCGGCGACTCGGATTCTCCGGCGCCGGTGCCGGACGCCGGCTTTGGCGTCGGCGTGAACGTCGCGGGCCTGGCCTACTACGGCACCGAAATTCCTTTCGTCGATCTGTTCAAACTGTCGGGGCCGTGGCTGACCCAATGCCAGCCCGGGCGCGATCCGGGCTGCAGCGAGGGAGGCTGGCCTCCGGGCGCGAGCGCCTGGAACACGCTCGAGCAGGACAAGCTGGCGCTGGATGCGGCGGGCTATCCAAAATCCTTGCCGGGTCCCGCCGGAAACGCGGCGTCCGGCAGCCGTTTCACTTCCGTCGCGACGCTGGTGCCGACCGGCTTGAGCCCTTCGCGACCGACCGGGCGCTTCCTCGTTTTCTACCAAGGCCAGGGCACGCTCGGCTACGCGCGGGGAGCCGTCCGCAATCCCGCCTTATCCAGACCGGGACGGGAAGTCGTCGACGTAACCGGCGACGGCAGCGAATCCTGGTTCGAGCTGGCCATTCTGGCGACGGACCCCGCGGGCAGCGACGACTACCTCCGGAATATCAGCGTGATGGCCGAGGGCGGCCCGTGCGACGGGCCGGCGCCCGCCTACTGCATGGATTCCCAGGTGTGTGACGAGCAGCGCGCCTGCCGGCCGTTCGAGGAGGCGGGCCAGCCGCAGCTCTTCGATCCGCGTTTCCTGCGCAACCTGACGAAGTTCCGCGCCATCCGCTTCATGGCCTACCAGAATACCAACGATTCGCCCGCGCTGAGCTGGGCTGACCGCACGACGCCGGCAAGCCGAAGTTGGGCGCAGGACAACCGCGATGGCGGGCCGGCCGAGATGATCCCGGCATTGGGCAACCGGCTGCAGGCGGACATCTGGGTGAACATGCCCGCCCACGCCGACGACGACTACGTTCGCCAGTTCTCTGCCCTGATCCGGCAGGGGCTCGACAAAGGCCGCAAGGTCTACGTCGAGTACGGCAACGAAGCCTGGAACGACGTCTTCTTCGCCGGCCGCTGGATGGAAGCCCAGGCGCTGGCGAAATGGCCGGACGCGGGCGACAGCGCCTATGGCAAAAGGCTGCAATGGTACGGCATGCGGACGGCGCAGGTGTGCGACATCTGGAAGGAGGTGTGGGCGGAAGAGGGGGCGCGGGTCGTCTGCGTCATGGGAAGCCAGGCGGCCAATCCCTGGACCGCACGCCAGTCGCTGGACTGTCCCTTGTGGCGAACCGAAAGCGGCGGCGCGCCGTGCTATCGGCATCATATCCGGGCGTTGGCCATCGCCCCCTATTTCGGCCATTACCTGGGCCTGCCCGAACATGCGGCGGTAGTGAAAGGATGGTGCGCCGATCCCGATGGGGGGCTGAACCGCCTTTTCGCCGAATTATTCCACGGCGGCGAACTTCCCGGCGGCCCGGCCGGAGGCGCCTTGGCAGAAGCCAAGCGGCAGATGCAGGAAAACAAACGCCTTGCCCACGAATACGGGCTGGATCTGGTGGCCTACGAAGGCGGCCAGCATCTGGTGGGGGTGGGCGAAGCCGGCAACGATCCGGCGATCACCGCCCTGTTCGTGGCCGCCAACCGGGACGAGCGCATGGGTGAGGTCTACCTTCGTCATCTGGAAGACTGGCGGGACGCGGGCGGCGGACTCTACCACCTGTGGAACAGCGTCGGTCCTTCGACCCGCTGGGGCAGTTGGGGGCTGCTCGAATACCGGGACCAGCCTGGCGCACCGAAATACGACGCGGTCAGGGCACTGATGCCCCAGGAATGA
- the serC gene encoding 3-phosphoserine/phosphohydroxythreonine transaminase: MTRIYNFSAGPSMLPEAVLRRAGEDILDWGGSGMSVMEMSHRGKHFGAIAERAEADLRELLAIPPEYKVLFLQGGATAQFAMVPMNLLRDRTAACYVDTGIWSGKAMEEASRYCQVGVAATAKAGGFTTVPPRSEWRIDSEAAYLHYTSNETINGVEFQDVPDSAGLPLVCDMSSNILSRPVDVSRFGLIYAGAQKNMGPAGITVVIVREDLIGKTIPGTPTVFDYKKHADNGSMLNTPPTYIWYLLGLVLDWLKQQGGVAGIEAQNIRKAQKLYAAIDASAFYSNPIDPAFRSRMNVPFRLADAGLEKIFAAEAAGHGLVALEGHRSVGGLRASIYNAMPEAGVDALIAFMADFERRYG, from the coding sequence ATGACACGCATCTACAATTTCAGCGCGGGCCCCTCGATGCTGCCGGAGGCGGTGCTGCGCCGCGCCGGGGAGGACATCCTCGATTGGGGCGGGAGCGGCATGTCGGTGATGGAAATGAGCCATCGCGGCAAGCATTTCGGCGCCATCGCGGAAAGAGCGGAAGCCGACCTGCGTGAACTGCTCGCCATTCCGCCGGAATACAAGGTGCTGTTTTTGCAGGGCGGCGCCACCGCCCAGTTCGCCATGGTGCCGATGAACCTGCTGCGTGACCGGACTGCGGCCTGCTATGTCGATACCGGCATCTGGTCCGGAAAAGCCATGGAAGAAGCCAGCCGTTATTGCCAGGTCGGCGTCGCGGCTACCGCCAAGGCGGGCGGTTTCACGACCGTGCCGCCGCGCAGCGAATGGCGGATCGATTCCGAAGCGGCTTATCTCCATTACACCAGCAACGAGACGATCAACGGCGTGGAATTCCAGGACGTCCCGGATTCCGCCGGCCTGCCCCTGGTGTGCGACATGTCCTCGAACATCCTGTCCCGACCGGTCGACGTGAGCCGGTTCGGCCTGATCTATGCCGGCGCCCAGAAGAACATGGGGCCGGCAGGCATCACCGTGGTCATCGTCCGGGAAGACCTGATCGGCAAGACCATCCCCGGTACGCCCACGGTGTTCGATTACAAGAAGCATGCGGACAACGGCTCCATGCTCAACACGCCGCCGACCTACATCTGGTATCTGCTCGGACTGGTGCTGGACTGGTTGAAACAGCAGGGCGGAGTGGCCGGCATCGAAGCCCAGAACATCCGCAAAGCGCAAAAACTCTATGCCGCCATCGACGCCTCGGCGTTCTATTCCAATCCGATCGATCCCGCCTTCCGTTCGCGCATGAACGTGCCTTTCCGCCTGGCCGATGCCGGGCTGGAAAAGATCTTCGCGGCCGAGGCCGCCGGCCACGGACTGGTGGCGCTGGAGGGCCATCGCTCGGTCGGGGGCTTGCGTGCCAGCATCTACAACGCGATGCCCGAAGCCGGGGTGGATGCGCTCATCGCCTTCATGGCGGACTTCGAGCGCAGGTACGGCTAG
- the pheA gene encoding prephenate dehydratase, with protein MANDSSLAELRKRIDELDDRVLELLNQRARCAQQVAEIKVAAGEADCFYRPEREAEVLQRLAANNPGPLGREAVIRFFREVMSECLALEKPLSVAFLGPAGTFTQQAAYKHFGHAIQATPLPAIDEIFRAVEGGACHYGVVPVENSTEGVITHTLDSFVRSSLIIAGEVQLRIHHHLLCKAPAALDTLTEVFSHPQSLAQCREWLDRFLPAARRTPLGSNAEAARRAAENAGTAAIAGEVAAALYGLEILERNIEDEPDNTTRFLVIGGQPVGPTGRDKTSLLLSTRNDPGALYRVIEPFARLGISMTKVESRPSRRGMWDYFFFIDVEGHQADLTVAQALAEVREQTSMMRILGSYPRALS; from the coding sequence ATGGCGAACGATTCTTCTCTCGCGGAACTGCGCAAGCGGATCGACGAACTCGACGACAGGGTGCTGGAACTCCTCAACCAGAGGGCGCGGTGCGCGCAGCAGGTGGCGGAAATCAAGGTCGCCGCGGGCGAGGCGGACTGCTTCTACCGGCCGGAACGGGAAGCGGAAGTACTGCAAAGGCTGGCTGCGAACAACCCCGGCCCGCTCGGCAGGGAAGCGGTGATCCGCTTTTTCCGCGAAGTGATGTCGGAGTGCCTGGCCCTTGAAAAGCCGCTGAGCGTCGCCTTTCTCGGTCCGGCAGGGACGTTCACCCAACAGGCGGCGTACAAGCATTTCGGCCATGCCATCCAGGCCACGCCGCTGCCGGCCATCGACGAGATATTCCGGGCCGTGGAAGGCGGCGCCTGTCATTATGGCGTGGTGCCGGTCGAGAATTCGACCGAAGGCGTCATCACCCACACTCTGGACAGTTTCGTGCGCTCCAGCCTGATCATCGCCGGCGAGGTGCAGCTGCGCATCCATCATCATCTTCTATGCAAGGCACCGGCGGCGCTGGATACGCTGACCGAGGTGTTTTCCCATCCGCAATCGCTGGCGCAGTGCAGGGAGTGGCTGGACCGTTTCCTGCCCGCGGCGCGGCGAACCCCCCTCGGCAGCAATGCCGAGGCCGCCCGGCGCGCAGCGGAGAATGCCGGCACCGCCGCGATCGCAGGCGAGGTGGCGGCGGCTCTCTACGGCCTGGAAATCCTTGAACGCAATATCGAGGACGAGCCCGACAACACCACCCGTTTCCTCGTCATCGGCGGCCAGCCGGTGGGTCCGACCGGCCGCGACAAGACTTCCCTGTTGCTGTCCACCCGCAACGACCCCGGCGCGCTCTACCGGGTCATCGAGCCGTTCGCGCGTCTGGGCATCAGCATGACCAAGGTCGAATCGCGCCCTTCCCGGCGTGGCATGTGGGACTACTTTTTCTTCATCGACGTGGAAGGGCATCAGGCCGATCTCACCGTGGCACAGGCATTGGCCGAGGTGCGGGAACAGACCAGTATGATGCGCATCCTGGGTTCCTATCCGCGCGCACTGAGCTGA
- a CDS encoding glycosyltransferase family 25 protein yields MRLMDYFDRCYIINLPERKDRRREMEKELKRIGLSPEPGRVEFFPAIRPESAGPFPSVGAHGCFMSHLGILREARAQGLRNVLILEDDLTIDARFPAVEEKLLGELRETPWGFAFFGHVLELPEAGLDDAHLEPYAGPIVTAHFYAVNGPVIERLLAFLDALLQRPPGHPDGGPMHVDGAYSTFRQRNPDVVTLVAVPSLGWQRSSRSDIYPNRWYDRWPLVRTLVALARRGKVWMRGNRRV; encoded by the coding sequence ATGCGACTGATGGATTATTTCGACCGCTGCTACATCATCAATCTGCCCGAACGCAAAGACCGCCGGCGCGAGATGGAAAAGGAGCTGAAACGGATCGGACTATCGCCTGAGCCCGGACGGGTGGAGTTTTTCCCGGCGATCCGGCCCGAATCCGCCGGACCGTTCCCCAGCGTCGGGGCGCACGGCTGCTTCATGAGCCATCTGGGCATTTTGCGCGAAGCCAGGGCCCAGGGACTCCGCAATGTCCTGATACTCGAGGATGACCTCACCATCGATGCGCGCTTTCCGGCGGTCGAAGAAAAACTGCTTGGGGAATTGCGGGAGACCCCGTGGGGTTTCGCGTTCTTCGGCCATGTGCTGGAGCTTCCCGAAGCCGGCTTGGACGACGCGCATCTGGAGCCTTACGCCGGTCCCATCGTCACTGCCCACTTCTATGCAGTCAACGGTCCCGTCATCGAACGCCTCCTGGCTTTTCTCGACGCCCTGTTGCAGCGCCCGCCGGGCCATCCGGACGGCGGACCCATGCATGTGGATGGAGCGTACTCGACTTTCCGACAGCGGAATCCCGATGTCGTTACCCTGGTGGCGGTGCCCAGCCTCGGATGGCAGCGCAGTTCGCGCAGCGATATCTACCCCAACCGCTGGTACGACCGGTGGCCTTTGGTGCGGACTCTGGTCGCGCTGGCACGCCGCGGCAAGGTATGGATGCGCGGCAACCGGCGGGTTTGA
- the gyrA gene encoding DNA gyrase subunit A: MTAFAKEIIPVNLEDEMKQSYLDYAMSVIVGRALPDARDGLKPVHRRVLYAMHELGNDWNKPYKKSARVVGDVIGKYHPHGDTAVYDTIVRMAQPFSLRYMLVDGQGNFGSVDGDPPAAMRYTEVRMARIAHDLLADLEKETVDFVPNYDDSEREPSVLPTRVPNLLINGSAGIAVGMATNIPPHNLREVIDACLALIENPEATVQDLMAHIPGPDFPTAGIINGAAGIREAYLTGRGRIYLRARCQFEGEEGGRQSIIVNELPYQVNKARLLEKIAELVKEGKLEGIAGLRDESDKDGMRMVIELRRGEVPEVVLNNLYLQTQMQSVFGINMVALLNGRPRLMNLRELIAAFIDHRREVVTRRTLYELRKARERAHVLEGLAVALANIDEVIELIKTSSNPAEAKERLVSRAWRPGAVTELLERADAAEASRPRDLDPIYGLREGAYYLSPTQAQAILDLRLHRLTGLEQDKIIAEYRALLEQIADLMDILAKDTRLMQVIRDELAAVREQFGDARRTEIIAHRLDLSAEDLITEEDMVVTVSHEGYVKAQPLSDYRAQRRGGRGKQAAATKEEDYIEKLVVANTHDTILCFSSTGKVYWLKVYELPVASRTARGRPFVNLLPLEEGERINAILPIREFDEDHFIFMATASGTVKKVALSEFERPRPSGKIAIELREDDRLVNVAITNGEQDVMLFSSDGKVVRFKETDVRAMGRTAAGVRGMTLQEGSKVIALIIAAEGTVLNITENGFGKRTPVADFPRHRRGGQGVIAIQTSARNGAVVGAALVEDDDELMLITDAGTLVRTRVGEISVLSRNTQGVTVIRLNAGEKVVGMDRIGNLPDSEREEPEDGSEDTAESE, translated from the coding sequence ATGACAGCCTTCGCCAAAGAAATCATTCCGGTCAATCTCGAAGACGAGATGAAGCAGTCCTACCTCGATTACGCCATGAGCGTGATCGTGGGGCGCGCCCTGCCGGATGCCCGCGATGGGCTCAAGCCAGTGCATCGCCGGGTGCTGTACGCCATGCACGAGCTCGGCAACGACTGGAACAAGCCTTACAAGAAGTCGGCCCGCGTGGTCGGCGACGTGATCGGTAAATACCACCCGCACGGCGACACGGCGGTGTACGACACCATCGTGCGCATGGCCCAGCCGTTCTCGCTGCGCTACATGCTGGTGGACGGCCAGGGCAACTTCGGCTCGGTGGACGGCGACCCGCCGGCGGCCATGCGTTACACCGAAGTGCGCATGGCCCGCATCGCCCACGATCTGCTGGCGGACCTGGAAAAGGAAACCGTCGATTTCGTCCCCAACTACGACGATTCCGAAAGGGAGCCTTCGGTCCTCCCGACGCGGGTTCCCAATCTGCTGATCAACGGGTCGGCCGGCATCGCGGTCGGCATGGCGACCAATATCCCCCCGCACAATCTGAGGGAAGTCATCGATGCCTGCCTGGCGCTGATCGAGAACCCCGAGGCGACGGTGCAGGACCTCATGGCCCATATCCCCGGGCCCGATTTCCCCACCGCCGGCATCATCAACGGCGCCGCCGGCATCCGCGAGGCCTATCTCACCGGCCGAGGGCGCATCTACCTCCGCGCCCGCTGCCAGTTCGAGGGCGAGGAAGGCGGGCGCCAGAGCATCATCGTCAACGAGCTGCCATACCAGGTGAACAAAGCGCGGCTGCTGGAGAAAATCGCCGAGCTGGTCAAGGAGGGCAAGCTCGAAGGCATCGCCGGACTGCGCGACGAGTCGGACAAGGACGGCATGCGCATGGTGATCGAGCTGCGCCGGGGCGAAGTGCCGGAAGTGGTGCTGAACAACCTGTACCTGCAAACCCAGATGCAGAGCGTGTTCGGCATCAACATGGTGGCCCTGCTGAACGGCCGTCCGCGCCTGATGAATCTGCGCGAGCTGATCGCGGCCTTCATCGATCACCGCCGCGAGGTGGTGACCCGGCGCACCCTGTACGAATTGCGTAAGGCTCGCGAGCGGGCGCATGTATTGGAAGGCCTGGCGGTGGCGCTGGCCAACATCGACGAAGTCATCGAGCTGATCAAGACCTCGTCGAACCCCGCCGAGGCCAAGGAGCGCCTGGTCTCGCGCGCCTGGCGGCCGGGTGCGGTGACCGAATTGCTGGAGCGGGCCGACGCCGCCGAAGCCTCCCGGCCGCGCGATCTGGACCCGATCTACGGCCTGCGCGAGGGCGCGTATTACCTGTCGCCGACCCAGGCCCAGGCCATCCTGGACCTGCGGCTGCACCGCCTCACCGGCTTGGAGCAGGACAAGATCATCGCCGAGTACCGGGCGCTGCTGGAGCAGATCGCCGATTTGATGGACATCCTGGCCAAGGACACCCGGTTGATGCAGGTGATCCGCGACGAACTGGCCGCCGTCCGCGAACAGTTCGGCGATGCCCGCCGAACCGAGATCATCGCCCACCGCCTCGATCTGTCCGCCGAGGACCTGATCACCGAGGAAGACATGGTGGTGACGGTATCGCACGAGGGCTACGTCAAGGCCCAGCCGCTGTCGGACTACCGTGCCCAGCGCCGCGGCGGACGCGGCAAGCAGGCGGCGGCCACCAAGGAAGAGGACTACATCGAGAAGCTGGTCGTGGCCAACACCCACGACACCATCCTGTGCTTCAGCAGCACCGGCAAGGTGTACTGGCTCAAGGTATACGAGCTTCCGGTCGCCAGCCGCACCGCCCGCGGCCGCCCCTTCGTCAATCTGCTGCCGCTGGAGGAAGGCGAACGCATCAACGCCATCCTGCCGATCCGCGAGTTCGACGAAGACCATTTCATCTTCATGGCCACCGCCTCGGGCACGGTCAAGAAGGTCGCGCTCAGCGAATTCGAACGGCCGCGGCCGAGCGGCAAGATCGCCATCGAGCTGCGCGAGGATGATCGTCTGGTCAACGTGGCGATCACCAACGGCGAGCAGGACGTGATGCTGTTCAGCAGCGATGGCAAGGTGGTGCGCTTCAAGGAGACCGATGTCCGCGCCATGGGCCGCACCGCCGCCGGCGTGCGCGGCATGACCTTGCAGGAGGGCAGCAAGGTGATCGCCCTGATCATCGCGGCCGAGGGCACGGTGCTCAACATCACCGAAAACGGCTTCGGCAAGCGCACGCCGGTGGCGGATTTCCCCCGCCACCGGCGCGGAGGGCAGGGCGTGATCGCCATCCAGACCAGCGCCCGCAACGGCGCGGTGGTTGGCGCGGCCTTGGTCGAGGACGACGACGAACTCATGCTGATCACCGATGCCGGCACCCTGGTGCGGACGCGGGTGGGAGAAATCTCCGTGCTGAGCCGCAACACTCAGGGCGTCACGGTCATCCGGCTGAACGCCGGCGAGAAGGTCGTCGGCATGGATCGTATCGGCAATCTGCCCGATTCCGAAAGGGAAGAACCGGAGGACGGGTCCGAAGACACCGCGGAATCGGAATGA
- a CDS encoding 3-phosphoglycerate dehydrogenase family protein: MYKILTYNNISVAGLERLARDRYEVASEIQHPDAILLRSFDLHGVAIPDSVRCIGRAGVGVNNIPVEECSRRGIPVFNAPGGNANAVKELVIAGMLLAARHICEAWDFARSLSGDDETVSRAVEQGKKRFAGTELAGKTLGVLGLGAVGVRVANAAVSLGMNVIGFDPALTVDRAWELSASVSRAAGIDDSIARSDFISLHLPLNGETRHMIGAARLEAAKKGAVLLNFSRAGIVDEPSVCAALDEGRLSAYVSDFPTSGLMGRKGVLLLPHLGASTAEAEDNCAAMVADQIRDFLENGNIRNSVNYPTVEMPRGEGHRIGVANENVPNRVSQISAALGEANLNILELVNKSRGEYAYTLIDLNAEVPPTVMDRIRKIPGVLSVHSISNHPSSATAAFQD, encoded by the coding sequence ATGTACAAGATACTGACATACAACAACATTTCCGTCGCTGGACTGGAGCGCCTGGCGCGCGACCGCTACGAGGTCGCCTCGGAGATCCAGCATCCGGATGCCATTTTGCTGCGGTCCTTCGATCTGCACGGGGTGGCGATCCCGGATTCGGTCCGCTGCATAGGCCGGGCCGGCGTCGGGGTCAACAACATTCCGGTGGAGGAATGCAGCCGACGCGGCATCCCGGTATTCAATGCGCCGGGCGGCAACGCCAACGCCGTCAAGGAACTCGTCATCGCCGGGATGCTTCTGGCTGCGCGGCATATCTGCGAAGCCTGGGATTTCGCCCGCTCGCTGTCGGGCGACGACGAGACCGTCAGCCGGGCGGTCGAGCAGGGCAAGAAACGTTTCGCCGGCACCGAACTGGCCGGCAAGACACTGGGCGTGCTCGGCCTGGGAGCGGTGGGCGTCAGGGTCGCCAACGCCGCGGTGTCGCTCGGGATGAACGTGATCGGTTTCGATCCGGCTCTCACGGTGGATCGGGCCTGGGAGCTTTCCGCCTCCGTTTCCCGCGCCGCCGGCATCGACGACTCGATCGCCCGTTCCGACTTCATAAGCCTGCACCTGCCGCTCAATGGCGAGACCAGGCACATGATCGGCGCCGCGCGGCTCGAGGCCGCAAAAAAGGGGGCGGTACTGCTCAATTTCTCGCGCGCCGGCATCGTCGACGAGCCCTCCGTTTGCGCCGCGCTGGACGAGGGCCGACTCTCCGCTTACGTCAGCGATTTCCCTACCTCTGGCCTCATGGGGCGGAAGGGGGTTCTCCTGCTGCCGCACCTGGGCGCGTCCACGGCGGAAGCCGAGGACAACTGTGCGGCCATGGTGGCGGACCAGATTCGTGATTTTCTCGAAAACGGCAATATCCGCAATTCGGTCAACTATCCGACGGTCGAAATGCCGCGGGGCGAAGGTCATCGCATCGGCGTCGCCAACGAAAACGTTCCCAACAGGGTGAGCCAGATCTCGGCGGCCCTGGGCGAGGCGAACCTGAACATTCTCGAGCTGGTGAACAAGTCGCGAGGCGAATACGCCTATACACTCATCGACCTCAATGCGGAGGTTCCACCCACCGTCATGGACAGGATCCGGAAAATCCCGGGGGTATTGTCCGTTCATTCCATTTCCAATCACCCATCCTCGGCTACTGCGGCTTTTCAAGACTAG